The genomic segment ATGGTCCATTTCACGTCCAAACCCTTGGACTCCAACGGTCGCGGCTCACTGGTGGCGGTGGCAGCAGTATCCCGCGGAGGCATCATGGAGCGGGTGCCTACCACACTGCTGGGCACTGTGAGCCGTCAGTCACCGCTGTACCCAGCCTTCGTCAAGACCGATAGGTTTACCGTCACTGCCAACCTGAAGGTTCCCACCTGCCAGCTGTCTGATACACCCGTGAAACTTCTGGACGTCGCTGCGGTCGATCTTCCCGCCAGCGGCAGTCATACGGGCGAACGCAGTTTCGATGTCGCCATGAACTGCAACGGTGCTTTCCCGGTTGAGATGGTGCTGACCGATGCCAACCTTCCGGGCAATACCGGCAGCCGTCTGGCGCCGACTGCAAACAGCACCGCAGGTGCGGTGCGTGTGGAGTTGCTTCGCGAAGGCGTGCCGGTAGAGCTGGGCAAGACCTGGACGATTCCGCTCACCCAGAACGGACGGCAGAACATCACCCTGGCCGCGCGCTACTACCGTGAGGCGGGCACGTTCCATGGTGGCGTGGTGGAAGGGCAGGCGGTGATCACCGCCACCTACCGATAGCTCTGCACGCAGAGCAGAAAGGCAGAGGTAACTACATGATGAAATTTCCATTCTTCAGTGGCATCGGCCGCCGCTGCCCCCTGCTGGTGCTGCTCAGCTGCGGCGTGCTGGCGCCGTTTGCAGCGCAGGCCTGCACCAGTGCGCATGCCGGGGCCAGTACCAGCATCAGAATCGATGCGTGGGACGACATCGATGAAGGTGTCGTTGTCAGTCCCTGGATGCATTCAGGCAACGCCACCTATCTGCTTGGTTGCAACGCCAGTGAACTGATACCCGTTGATGTCTCAGCGGCAATGCCCGGACTGGAGTTTGTCCGGAACGTCACTGTGGATGGTGAGACCTTTCCGGCGTTCGGAATGCGCGGCAAGCCCAAAACCCCGCTGCTGATCTTCCAGTACGCGGTTGGCAACGCCAGCGGGGGAAATCGGTTCATGCCCTTCAACCCGCAGACCGGCCTGCAGTTTTCCGGTGCCGGCTGGAGCGGCAGCACTCGCTGGTCGTGGGTGCGCATGGCCGCAGTGTCCCGCGGCGGCGAGATGGAGGCGTTGCCGACCACTGTTGTCGGAGAGATCACCTATTCGACGCCGAGCTATCCTGCGCTTGTAAAGAAGGACAACTACAACGTTACCGCCACCCTGAAGACCAAGACCTGCAGACTCACGGCTACCGCTGTCACGCTGCAGGATGTGGACATTGCCGATCTGCCCGCGGAAGGCAGCACTGCCCGTGAGCGGGAGTTCACTGTCCCGATGAACTGCAACGGTGCATTCCCGATGTACCTGGCACTGACCGACGCCAACGCGCCGGGCAACACCGGCAGCCGTTTGACGCCCACCGGCAACGCCACGGCTGGGGCCGTACGCGTGCAGCTGCTGCTTGAGGGTAATCCGGTGGTGCTGGGGCAACGCTGGTCAGTGCCGATGAGCCAGAACGGTTCGCAGGATGTGACGCTGGGTGCACGCTACTACCGCGAGACGGGTACGCTGCACGGCGGTGTGGTGGAAGGGCAGGCGGTGATTACCGCTACCTACCGCTGAGGCCCGCTTTTGTAGAGTCGAGCTTGCTCGACTGCCTTGGCCAAGAGCAGTCGAGCAAGCTCGACTCTACCGAAGCCCGGCGGTGCCGGTTAGGCCACGTAGACCTGCGTATCCACGTACTCCGACAAACCACGGCACGCCAGCAGCAGGCCCTCGCGCACATCGTTGCCCACCTGCTGCGCTTCCTCGCCATCAACACGCACGCGCTCGCTGGCGTGCAGCAGTTCCAACAGCACCGTCAGCCCGGCATTGGCGCGGTTGATGCGTGCCAGCGCCATGCACTGGCCGGACGAACGGCCCTTCCGCTGCAGCGGTTGGCCATCGGCCGCCTCCACCTCGCGGATGCGTTGCAGACAGTCCAGCAAGTTGATGCCATTGGCCGCAGGATTGGCGGCGAGGGTGGTTTCGAGCGGCTCGGCAATCTCGGCGGGCAGCTGGTTGGCAAGATCGCCCAGGGTGGCGAACAGGAACGGGTAGCGATTGGCGCTCATGGTGGCTTCCTCATGCGTTACGCGAAGGAGCCGCCCTGCTTAACAGCAAGGGCGGCGGACGATGCGTGGTTGCAATACCGGTGGTAACTCCAGTCAAAACGCCGGCGGGCACGAGGCCCCCACGCACCGCCCGCCATAGATGGGCGGGCAGAATGCCTGCCGACGCCACCCACAGGGGATGGGCGACGCCGGCAGACAAGCGTAACTGGTGTTACCAAACGGGATTGCAAGCCCGTGCCACCCGTTGTCGGTGGCCACACATGATTTGCATGCAGCGCCCGTGCTGCCAATGAGAAAAGTTGGAAAGTAGAGAAAGTACGAATGTTTGCAGCGACGTGGCGAAAGCCGTCAGCACGTGCAGATCGCGACATATCTTGTAGAGCCGAGCCCACGCTCGGCTTATCACGTGCAGCCGAGCGTGGGCTCGGCTCTACAGAAAGCAATGCAGCCGAGTGTGTCTGCGGTCGATTCCGCTGAAGGCTGTACCCTCTCACCCCCGACCGATTGATGGAGATGGAAATGACTATGGCTCGAACCTGGCGCGGACGGGTGTTCATCGGAACAAGTGTCGACGGCAAGATCGCCCGCGACGACGGTACGCTTGATTGGCTGACCGACCTGCCAGCACGTCGCCATAGCGTCAACGCGACGGTCGAGCATCCAGCACTGATCTGGGACACGTTCATCGGGAAGATCGACGCCATCGTCATGGGGCGGGCCACCTACGAGACGGTCTCCGGGTTTGATGAGTGGTCGTAGGCGATGGGCTGGTTCGCACGACATATGAGGTCGTTCGCTGAGGAGACCTGTTACGCGTCATCGCTGTCGAATGCGCGTGGCAGCCGCGACCACGCTGGCATTGATGGCCCTCTGTAGAGTCGAGCCATGCTCGACTCACCGCGCGCAAAAAGCAGTCGAGCATGGCTCGACTCTACAGAAGGCAGATGCAGCCGAGCGTGGGCTCGGCTCTACAAGAGCAAAGCAGAACGGCGCCGGATCTCTCCGGCGCCGTTTCCTTATCTATCTCACCACTTGTAGGCCACGCTCAGGTTGGCAGTGGTCTCGCGGTAGCCGTGGTCACCGCGCATCACACCGAAGCCACCCCAGGCACTCAGCCCACTGCGGAACTGCACGCGCGCACCGGCACTCAGTTCATAGCGGTTGCGCGGGATTCCGGCCTTCAACACTTCATCATCGAAGGCGATGCCGTTGTTGGCGCCATCGCGATACCAGTTGGCCACCACGTACGGGCTGACCGATGCACCGGTGGTGCTGTGGCCCTCGCCCTGCAGGCGCAGGCCCAAGCGGCCGGACAGGCCGTTGTTGTCCAACGCACGCACCACGGTGCCGTTGGTTTCTTCGTGGCGGTCGGTACTGGAGTTGGTGTAGATCAACTGCAGTTCCGGCTGCAGGCTCACGGCGGTGCTGCCGATCTGTCCGATGCCGATGCGGTAGCCGGCTTCCAGCGCGCTCTGCCAGATATCCGAATCGTAGCGCTCCTCGGCCAGGCCTTCGCCCTGCACGCGGTTGCGGAACTGGCCGCGCTGCACGCTGGCATCCACGTACAGGGCATCGTTGTTCCAGCTGCCGTACACGCCCAGAGCGCCGCCTTCCACCTTGCCCTTGGCGCTGTAGCCGGTCAGCTCGGAACGCGAGGTCGCGCTGGACTGCGCCAGGGTACCCATCACGCCCAGACGGCCGCGGCCGTTGTCGAACACGCCCATGTCGGCACCCAGCTGCACGCGTGAGCGGTCCACGCGCAGGTCCAGCTGGTCATTCACCGCGCCCAACTTGCTCTGGTTGGCATCCACGCGCGCCCAACCACGCACGCCGTCGTCGCTGAAGCTGCCACCCTGGCGGTCGCGCCAGCCATGGCGCAGCAGCTGGTCCACCGCGAACTGGTTGGCCAGGTAGGCACCGGTTTCCGGGCGCAGCACCGGGGTGGGGTCCACCGGATCAACCGGGTCCACCGGATCCACAATCGGCTTGCACTGCGGCAGGGTCGGGTCAACCACGCACGGGTCCGGCACCGTGGCCAGCTCCGAGCGCAGGTACCAGCCGCCGTTGGTGGCGTCCTTGAACAGGAAGTACTCGTACTTTCCGCCCACCGCGCGGCCCTGCAGATCGAACTGGCCGTTGGACGCGCCGCCCACGCGGATCAGCTCGATGCCCTTGTCGGTCTTGGCACCGGCGCCGCCAGCATTGACCACGCGCACATTGGCCTGGCCGCTGGTATCGCCGGCCACGATCAGCTTGTCGGTGGCCGAGGTGTCATCGCCCAGCTGGGTGTTGAACAGCAGGGTGCCGCCGCTGCCGGTGAAGCTATCGACGTTGAGGGTGTTGAACGTGCTGCCGTTGCCGAGTGCGACGGTGCCGGTGGCACCCAGGGTGAGCGCGCCGACCGTGCTGTCGCCGGTCATCAGCCAGGTGCTTTCGCTGCCGATGTCGGCCGTGGTGACGTTGTTGAAGCGGCCGTCGATCTGCGCCTTGTTGCGCAGGACTACATCGAGCGAGCCGTTGGTGACGGTGGTGGGGTCGAAGGTTACGTTGCCGGCCAGGCGCGAATCGTCCACGGTGAAGTTGACGTCGGTGCGGGGATTGGCCGGGCTTCTATAACCCACCAGCAGAAGATTGCCGTCACCACTCACCAGCCTGGAATTGTTACGCACCGCAATGTCGTAGTCGGTAGCGGTGAGCGGCATGACCTGGATGGCAGCCCCACGGCCTGACTGCAGGATGGAGTTATCCACGGTCAGGCCAACCCTGCCGCCGGCGCTGTTGAAGCCCCACAGCATGGCACCGACATTGGCGCCATATACCTCAGAGCCGTTGACGATATCAATCTTGCCCGACTGTGCCCGTACACCCAGGCCGCTGTTGATGTCACTGGAGGCGCTGGGCGCGTCCTCGACATGGATACGCATTGAATCCAGCCTTGCGTACGGGTTTCCACCACTGGCACTGAGATCCACGCCAAATGACCCGCCTGCAGTGGGTAACATGTCTGCCGCAGTGACGATGATCTGCCCACTGGTCAGGTACGCCTGAGCGCTTCCGCTCAGCAGGTTGACTGCGCCGCCGCGGAACGTCGTGCCAGTGGATCGCAGGACCGCATCGCCAGACAGACTCACTGAGTTCTGCTGCGAAGCGCCGGTGCCCGCTCGGGTTACGGTGCCGCCATCCAGCGTCACCAGCGAGGTGTCCCCGGCCTTGATCTGATTCATCTGCGCGTTCTGCCCGGTCAAGGTTGAGCCATTGACCAGCGTCCACGCTTCGACCGGATCGCCGGCGGCGACGGTTGCGTTCTGATTGTCCAGGTCGCCAGCCCATGCAGAGCCCACCGCAAACGTGGTGATGGCCAGCAGTACGGCCTGAGCCAGGGGAAGGCGCGGGTACGCAGGGGGGGACGTAAGCTTTCGCATGATCGTTTCCTTATCGGATGAGAAGTGCTGATTCGCCTGCGCTTTCGACCCACTGGAACTGCGCCGTGATGTATAGGTTGTCATCACGTGAAAAAGGTGTGAAGTCCAGATGCTTTTGCGAATGCAGGTGTCTTGTATGGCCCGAATTTTCGCTCTGCCCTCGATTCCGCCCCATGCAATTAGTTGTAAAGCCAGCGTGGCAAGCCGAGAGGTTCAGGCAGCGGACAGCACTGCGACAACCAGTCGCAGGCGCCTTTGCAAGTCTTTCGATGGGCGCACGGCCGGCGCATCACCAGCATGTCTGCCTTCAGACGGAGACATGCAATGCACACTTTGCTTCCCCCTCGTACGGCGTTGGCTGCAGCGCTCGCGATGGCCTTGGTTACTGCGCTTCCGACCCATGCCCAGCAGGTCGTCGCCGACGGCGATCAGCAGACGCCCGCTGCGGGCGATTACACGACGACTGAGCCGGTAGAGCCGGGCAACCCTGCCGGCTACGCATTCCTCGCCATCAATGGTGGTCAAATCCAGCCTGCGGGGGCAGTGAATCTTCGTACCGAAGGCCTGCGCGCAGCCGCAGCCCGTGCCGAGGGGACCGGCAGCTTCATTCTGCTGAAGGACGCTACGGTCGCCACGCTGGGTGATGGGGCTGCTGGGCTTTCCTCGGCCAACGGTGGCTATGTGCAGGCAAGCGACATCAGCATCGAGACATCCGGCGTAGCGGCGACTGGCGCCGAAGCGCTGGACGGCCTACTTGCCTTGGAGCGCGCCCACATCGTGACCCGTGGCGCACTGTCCCACGGCTTGTCTGTCGCTGGCGGCGACGCGCAGATCTTTGACAGCGTCATTGAAATTGCCGGCAGCCAAGCCAATGGATTGGATATCAATGGGGGCACGCTGCTTGCTGAAAGGGTGCGCATCGATATTGCTGGAAGCGGCACCGGACTGTGGGCAGCAGGTAGCAGCACGGCGACGCTGCGCTCGGTACAGATCAACGGCACGGGCTCGGGCGCATCCGGTGCGTTGGTGGCGTTGGGCAGCAAGGCGGTGCTTGAGGATGTGGATATCGCGCTGACGCACGACAGGTCCGGCAGCGGCCTGCTGGTGGGGGGCGAGCTGGAAATGCGTGGCGGCAGCGTGCATGCCGGAGGTGCCAATGCCAGTGCGCTGAGTTTTGCCACCAGTGGCGGTGGCAAGGCGACGCTGGATGGGGTAGACCTGTCCGGTCACTTCGGCATCAACCTGACCGAAGGCTCTGAGCTGACGCTTCGCAACAGCCATCTGCAGAGTCAGTCCATCGGCATCGACATCAATCAACGCGACGGCACTGCAACCGTAAGCGATTCATCGATCACTACGCGTGGTAGCGTTGGCATTCGAATGCTGGATAACGGCGAGCTGGAGTTGACCGGGTCGCAGGTCACCTCTGACGGGCTGCACGGGCAGGCGGTTTCAGTATTGGGGGGCAAGGCCCACATCGCCTCCAGTGCGCTACATACGCTGGGCGAGAGCGGCCACGGCATCTTCGCCGAGGCCAGCATCGGGCGCACGCCTGTTGTTGCAGTCGAGAACACCCGCGTGCTTACTGAAGGCGAGATGGCCCTGGGCGTGATCGCACGTTCGGGCGCGGTGGTGAGTTTGGCCGACAGTGAGATACGCACCACGGGTCGTGAGTCGCATGGCGTTCTGACCGGCGGCAACGGCGAGATGAGCCTGACCAACACCCACGTGCGCAGCGAAGGCGAGGGTGCGTGGGCGGCGGTGGTGAATGACAACGGCAGGCTCTCCATCGATGGCGGCTCGCTGGTCAGCGCCCAGCACGGTGGCATCTGGATGCGCAGCAGCCGCGACCCCGGCCTGACCCTGGCCAATGGCGCAGTGGTTTCCGGCGGCAATGGCATTGCACTGGCGCTGGATGCGGCCGTGGCCGGGCGCTTCGATGTGAAGCTGGACGGTGGTGCGGTGATGATCGGCGACATCGTGATCACCCCCGAGGACGAAGACGCCGGCCTGGTACCGCAGTCTGAAGTGCATGTGCAGTTGACCAACAACGCGGGCTGGTATGGTGCGTCCCATCTTGTGCAGGGCATGGCACTGGATGGCGGTAGCCAGTGGATACTCAATGGCAATGCCACCGTGCAGGAACTTGCACTGCGCGACAGCACGCTGGCCCTGTCGGATGGCAGCGGTCGCTTCAACGTGTTGACGGTGGACGGCGATCTGCACAGCGAAGGCTCCACCTTCCTGTTCAATGGCGCGCTGGCCGGTGACACTTCGGACATCGATCGCCTGCACGTGCGCGGCGATGCCAGTGGCAATGCGTCCATCGTGGTGAACAATATCGGCGGCGTGGGTGCAGCCACCTTCGACGGCATTTCGTTGATCCGCATCGACGGTGCGTCACTGGCGGACTATTCGCTGGCCGGCCGCGCCGTGGGCGGTGCGTACGAGTACTTCCTGTTCAAGGGCGGCCTGCTAGACCCGAACGATGGCAACTGGTACCTGCGTTCGCAGTGGTTCGATATCTGCGAAGAGGATCCGAATGCGCCAGGCTGTGTGGTGGACCCCGGCCCAGATCCCGACCCGGACCCGGTGGATCCGATCGATCCGATCGACCCGATCGATCCGGTAGACCCGGTCGATCCGGTCACTCCGCCGCCGGTGCTGCGCCCGGAAGCGGGTGCCTATCTGGCCAACCAGTCGGCGGCAGTGAACATGTTCGCGCACCGTCTGAGCGACCGCATGGGCGCAGTGGCAATGAGCGAGGAACGTGCTGCCTGGGCGCGCGTGGCCCGCAGCAATTCCGATTTCACTGCGGTGGGCGGGCAGCTGTCGGTGGATGGAAATACGTCCGTGATGCAGATCGGCACGGATGTGTGGCGGCGCGGCAATGCCGCACTGGGTGTGATGCTGGGCAGTGGCCGTGCGGACAATACGGTGGTTTCTGACCTGACCGGTTACAGCGCCAAGGGCCGCGTGCGCGGCACGGCGGTGGGCGTGTACGGCACCTGGCTTCAGCAGGCCGATGGCAGCGAAGGCGCGTACGTGGATGCACAGCTGCAGTACGGGCGTTTCAGCAACCGCGTGCAGGGCGTTGCGCTGGACCAGGAAAGTTACGATTCGCGCATGCGCAGCGGCTCGCTGGAGGCGGGTTACACCCTCAACGTTTGGCAGGGCGCGTCCAGCAATGTGTATGTGCAGCCGCAGATGCAGCTGACTTATACCGACTACAGCGCCGACCGACACGTGGAAAGCAACGGCACGGTGGTTGATGGCGCAGAGGCAGGCGGGCTGGCCGGACGCGTGGGTGTGCGCGCGTTCGGCCAGCACGCAGGCATGGCACGCTGGTGCAGCCGTACCTGGGCGTGAACTGGCTGCGCAGCAGTGGCCGCAATGCCATCGACTTCCGCGGTGAAACGCTGCGGGCCGACCTGCCGCGCAACCGCTATGAGGTGCAGGCCGGTGCCGAGTTGAAGATCAGCCAGCGCCTGGGGGCGTGGGGTGGCCTGAGTGTGCAGCGCGGTGACCACGGCTACCGCGATGTGGGCGGGCAGGTGGGTGTGCGCCTGGCCTGGTAAGTGAGCGGGTTGGGGTCAGATCCCGTTGCGGATGCAATGGGCTCTGGCCCCACCACGCGCGCTCGGCTGCGCTTCGTAGAGTCGAGCTTGCTCGACTGCAGCCGACAACAGTCGAGCAAGCTCGACTCTACGCCTGGCGCAAAGGCAGTCGAGCAAGCTCGACTCTACAAAAGCGTTGCACGTCCTCACGCCGGCGGCAGCACCTTGCCGGGGTTGAGGATGCCATCCGGGTCCAGCGCGGCCTTGATTGCGCGCATTGCCGCCAGCGTTTCCGCGCTGAAGGCCTTGGCCATGAAATCGCGCTTGGCCAGGCCGATGCCATGCTCACCGGACAGCGTGCCGCCCAGTGCCAACGTCAACTCGAAGATCTTCGGCAGTGCGGCGTGTGCGCGTGCATTCTCGTCGGCGTCTTCCGGGTGGTACAGGATGTTGACGTGCAGGTTGCCGTTGCCGGCATGGCCGAAGGTGACGATGGTGAGCGTGTAGTCGCGTGCCAGTGCCTGCACGCCCGCTACCAGATCGGGAATGCGCGACACCGGTACCACCACGTCTTCGTTGATCTTGCCCGGGGCGACACTGCGCAGTGCCGGCGACAGGGCTTTGCGTGCGGCCCACAGCTGATCGCGCGCGCGGCCTTCCATCGCCACGTCCAGCGCGATCATGCCATCGCCTTCAGCGGCGCTGGCCAGTGCCTGCAGCAGGTAGGGCAGGGTGTCGTGGTCACCATCGGCTTCGACCAGCAGCATCGCGCCGGCCTCGGGCACGTCGGCGCCGTTGAGCCGCAGCAGTTCAAGGCTGCGTGCATCCATGAATTCCAGGCGCGTGGGCACCACCGGCTGCGACATCAGCCGTGACACAGCCGCAGCTGCAGCATCGGCATCGCGGTACAGCACGCGCAGGCCGGCCTGGCTGACCGGCAGCGGCGTCAGCTTCAAGGTGGCTTCCACGATCAGTGCCAACGTGCCTTCGCTGCCGACCAGAAGATGGGTCAGGTCGTAACCGGTGGAATCCTTGGTGTAGGCGCCGCCGCAGCGGATCACCTCGCCGGTGCCGGTGACCGCTACCAGGCCCAGCACGTTGTCGCGGCTGGTGCCGTACTTCACCGCGCGCGGGCCACCGGCGTTGCAGGCCAGGTTGCCGCCCACGCTGCAGATCTCCGCGCTGGACGGGTCCGGCGCCCAGAACAGGCCGTGCGGTGCCAACGCCTGCTGCAGCGTGCCGTTCAACACGCCCGGCTGCACCACCGCGCAGCGGTCGCCCGCGCGGATTTCAAGAATGCGGTCCATGCGGGTGAACGACAGCACGATGCTGCCCGGCAACGGTACCGCCGCACCCGTAGTGCCGCTGCCTGCACCGCGTGCGACCAATGCGATGCCATGCGCGCGGCACGCACGCACCAGCGCCTGCACCTGTTCGATGTTGGCCGGCAGCGCCACCGCCGCCGGGCGCTGGTGGCGCCATGAGTTGTCCTGCGCGTTCGCTTCCAGCGCGCTGTCGTCCATGCGCCAGCCCTCTGCGCCCAGCAGGGCAGACAGTTCGGCAACCAGTGCGGCGGGCAGTGCGGTACTCATGACGGATCTCGCGGGGAAGCAGGGGTATCAACGGGGAAGTGCGCCCCGGTGGGCGCCGACCAAGGTCGGCCGCTACCGGGCTGCGCGCTTTTGGTAGGTGCCAACCTTGGTTGGCACAGAAGCGCCGACCAAGGTCGGCTGCTACCGGGCTGCGCGCTCTTGGTAGGTGCCAACCTTGGTTGGCACAGAAGCGCCGACCAAGGTCGGCCACTACCAGAGCAGGTGGGCGCCGACCAAGGTCGGCCTCTACCAAAACGAAGGGTTGCCATCAGCAGTCATCCAGCCGGAACGCATCACGCAGCCAGTGCAGCTGCGGCGGTTCGCCACTGGCTTCGACCACATCGAAGCGACAAGGCGCATTGGCCAGCGCGGGGTGGTCCTGCAGGAACAGCTGCGCGGCATGCGCCAGTCGCCGGCACTTGCGCGCATCCACCGACGCGGCGCCGCCACCGAAGTCCGAACGCGCGCGGTACCGCACTTCCACGAACACCACGGTGCCGGCGTCGTCCATCACCAGGTCCAGTTCGCCGCCGCGATAGCGCACGTTGCGCGCACGGGGCTGCAGGCCAGCCTGTTGCAGATGCTGCTCGGCGGCGGCTTCCACCGCCGAGCCACGTTGGCTGCGCTCAGCGACCACCGACGATCGGCATCGGCCGGCCACCATTGAAGGTGGACCACGCCGGCTGGCGCAGGATGTTGCCGTTGCTGTCCAGGAACAGGGTGCCAGTGGCGCCGTCCAGGCCGCCTTCGTTGGACAGCTTGTCCAGGTAGGCGGTGATCTTCCAGGCGTCGGCACCGAAGGCGAACAGGCGGCCGGCCGCACCGCGTGCGCTGGGCAGGGTGCTGGCCACCTGGCTGGCCGATGGCAGGCCGGACACGCTGCGCACGTTCCAGGCTTCGTTCGGGTAGACGATGCCGTCCAGCGCCACGTCTTCTTCCACCTTGCCGCTGCCGACAGTCAGCTGCGAAGTGCCGACGCGG from the Stenotrophomonas maltophilia genome contains:
- a CDS encoding fimbrial protein — protein: MMATSTHKSSATRRHVRARCVWAALGLLASATATACTSQHNAGGPVNLVIDAWDDVEQDKLIANFTMGNGNSQFLLGCAHGEVVPMDVTSMLPSLEFVRDVLVNGQSYPAFGLTDYPRSPLLIFSHQIWTGGGSIREQSYPLDVRGMVHFTSKPLDSNGRGSLVAVAAVSRGGIMERVPTTLLGTVSRQSPLYPAFVKTDRFTVTANLKVPTCQLSDTPVKLLDVAAVDLPASGSHTGERSFDVAMNCNGAFPVEMVLTDANLPGNTGSRLAPTANSTAGAVRVELLREGVPVELGKTWTIPLTQNGRQNITLAARYYREAGTFHGGVVEGQAVITATYR
- a CDS encoding fimbrial protein, with the protein product MLAPFAAQACTSAHAGASTSIRIDAWDDIDEGVVVSPWMHSGNATYLLGCNASELIPVDVSAAMPGLEFVRNVTVDGETFPAFGMRGKPKTPLLIFQYAVGNASGGNRFMPFNPQTGLQFSGAGWSGSTRWSWVRMAAVSRGGEMEALPTTVVGEITYSTPSYPALVKKDNYNVTATLKTKTCRLTATAVTLQDVDIADLPAEGSTAREREFTVPMNCNGAFPMYLALTDANAPGNTGSRLTPTGNATAGAVRVQLLLEGNPVVLGQRWSVPMSQNGSQDVTLGARYYRETGTLHGGVVEGQAVITATYR
- a CDS encoding autotransporter outer membrane beta-barrel domain-containing protein; translation: MRKLTSPPAYPRLPLAQAVLLAITTFAVGSAWAGDLDNQNATVAAGDPVEAWTLVNGSTLTGQNAQMNQIKAGDTSLVTLDGGTVTRAGTGASQQNSVSLSGDAVLRSTGTTFRGGAVNLLSGSAQAYLTSGQIIVTAADMLPTAGGSFGVDLSASGGNPYARLDSMRIHVEDAPSASSDINSGLGVRAQSGKIDIVNGSEVYGANVGAMLWGFNSAGGRVGLTVDNSILQSGRGAAIQVMPLTATDYDIAVRNNSRLVSGDGNLLLVGYRSPANPRTDVNFTVDDSRLAGNVTFDPTTVTNGSLDVVLRNKAQIDGRFNNVTTADIGSESTWLMTGDSTVGALTLGATGTVALGNGSTFNTLNVDSFTGSGGTLLFNTQLGDDTSATDKLIVAGDTSGQANVRVVNAGGAGAKTDKGIELIRVGGASNGQFDLQGRAVGGKYEYFLFKDATNGGWYLRSELATVPDPCVVDPTLPQCKPIVDPVDPVDPVDPTPVLRPETGAYLANQFAVDQLLRHGWRDRQGGSFSDDGVRGWARVDANQSKLGAVNDQLDLRVDRSRVQLGADMGVFDNGRGRLGVMGTLAQSSATSRSELTGYSAKGKVEGGALGVYGSWNNDALYVDASVQRGQFRNRVQGEGLAEERYDSDIWQSALEAGYRIGIGQIGSTAVSLQPELQLIYTNSSTDRHEETNGTVVRALDNNGLSGRLGLRLQGEGHSTTGASVSPYVVANWYRDGANNGIAFDDEVLKAGIPRNRYELSAGARVQFRSGLSAWGGFGVMRGDHGYRETTANLSVAYKW
- a CDS encoding autotransporter outer membrane beta-barrel domain-containing protein: MALVTALPTHAQQVVADGDQQTPAAGDYTTTEPVEPGNPAGYAFLAINGGQIQPAGAVNLRTEGLRAAAARAEGTGSFILLKDATVATLGDGAAGLSSANGGYVQASDISIETSGVAATGAEALDGLLALERAHIVTRGALSHGLSVAGGDAQIFDSVIEIAGSQANGLDINGGTLLAERVRIDIAGSGTGLWAAGSSTATLRSVQINGTGSGASGALVALGSKAVLEDVDIALTHDRSGSGLLVGGELEMRGGSVHAGGANASALSFATSGGGKATLDGVDLSGHFGINLTEGSELTLRNSHLQSQSIGIDINQRDGTATVSDSSITTRGSVGIRMLDNGELELTGSQVTSDGLHGQAVSVLGGKAHIASSALHTLGESGHGIFAEASIGRTPVVAVENTRVLTEGEMALGVIARSGAVVSLADSEIRTTGRESHGVLTGGNGEMSLTNTHVRSEGEGAWAAVVNDNGRLSIDGGSLVSAQHGGIWMRSSRDPGLTLANGAVVSGGNGIALALDAAVAGRFDVKLDGGAVMIGDIVITPEDEDAGLVPQSEVHVQLTNNAGWYGASHLVQGMALDGGSQWILNGNATVQELALRDSTLALSDGSGRFNVLTVDGDLHSEGSTFLFNGALAGDTSDIDRLHVRGDASGNASIVVNNIGGVGAATFDGISLIRIDGASLADYSLAGRAVGGAYEYFLFKGGLLDPNDGNWYLRSQWFDICEEDPNAPGCVVDPGPDPDPDPVDPIDPIDPIDPVDPVDPVTPPPVLRPEAGAYLANQSAAVNMFAHRLSDRMGAVAMSEERAAWARVARSNSDFTAVGGQLSVDGNTSVMQIGTDVWRRGNAALGVMLGSGRADNTVVSDLTGYSAKGRVRGTAVGVYGTWLQQADGSEGAYVDAQLQYGRFSNRVQGVALDQESYDSRMRSGSLEAGYTLNVWQGASSNVYVQPQMQLTYTDYSADRHVESNGTVVDGAEAGGLAGRVGVRAFGQHAGMARWCSRTWA
- a CDS encoding autotransporter outer membrane beta-barrel domain-containing protein → MQPYLGVNWLRSSGRNAIDFRGETLRADLPRNRYEVQAGAELKISQRLGAWGGLSVQRGDHGYRDVGGQVGVRLAW
- a CDS encoding FAD-binding oxidoreductase, with the translated sequence MSTALPAALVAELSALLGAEGWRMDDSALEANAQDNSWRHQRPAAVALPANIEQVQALVRACRAHGIALVARGAGSGTTGAAVPLPGSIVLSFTRMDRILEIRAGDRCAVVQPGVLNGTLQQALAPHGLFWAPDPSSAEICSVGGNLACNAGGPRAVKYGTSRDNVLGLVAVTGTGEVIRCGGAYTKDSTGYDLTHLLVGSEGTLALIVEATLKLTPLPVSQAGLRVLYRDADAAAAAVSRLMSQPVVPTRLEFMDARSLELLRLNGADVPEAGAMLLVEADGDHDTLPYLLQALASAAEGDGMIALDVAMEGRARDQLWAARKALSPALRSVAPGKINEDVVVPVSRIPDLVAGVQALARDYTLTIVTFGHAGNGNLHVNILYHPEDADENARAHAALPKIFELTLALGGTLSGEHGIGLAKRDFMAKAFSAETLAAMRAIKAALDPDGILNPGKVLPPA
- a CDS encoding YraN family protein, which gives rise to MVAERSQRGSAVEAAAEQHLQQAGLQPRARNVRYRGGELDLVMDDAGTVVFVEVRYRARSDFGGGAASVDARKCRRLAHAAQLFLQDHPALANAPCRFDVVEASGEPPQLHWLRDAFRLDDC